The Sardina pilchardus chromosome 24, fSarPil1.1, whole genome shotgun sequence nucleotide sequence GTCACATCAGCGCTTGAAAGGTGGCGACACGCTACAGGCTGTCTCTAACACTTCTAGGTTGTCACACAGGCAGCTGGATGGAGCGACAGAAAGacatagggagagggagagggagagagagagagagagagagagagagggaggaggaggaggaggagggggaggcagaAGAGTAAAGAGGCTTGAagaaaaaaactgtgtgtgtgtgtgtgtttgtgtgtgcatgtgtgtgtgtgtgtgtgcatgtatgtttgtgcatatgtcacATTTTACAGCACATTATCATGCATTCCGGTGGGGGAATGTGGTAAATTTTAAGCCCCAGatggcctctttctctcccgccAGATGGAAGACAGACATTCacggcatgttttttttctcagggAGCTCTCTTAATCTGTAAATGGCTCCCAAGACAGGCAGCCATGCATCAGCTCACAGACTGCTAACAGTTGTCCACTGTCATGAAACTATAGGGCTGTAATGTGCACCATGACCTCATGTTTTCTgatgtgtaacacacacacacacacacacacacacacacacacacacacacacacacacacacacacacacacaatgcaaattgcataaatactgtacacacatttatatgcatatactcatacacattcatgtatgtgtatgagagagagacagagagagagagaggggagggggatagtacacatggacacacacgaacaaatgcacaaatggaAGTCTGgcctacaaacacatacacacatacacatgctggcAAATGACAAAAGTGACGGATTCTTCCCAGAGTGAATGTCTGTCTTCCCTCTGAATGTCTTGTCATCCACACCTTGGTCACTGAACAAGCCCGTCCCTGACATGCAGATCACCCTTCTCTTCGGGGCGGCTGAGTTCCTCAGTGGAAATGTTTACAGGGCTGTTTGAGCTACAGCTGTGTCCATCAGCTGTCTCCCTAGGGGACAGAATAGTCATACCAGGAAAATGTCACGCTCAGGTGTCCAGGCTGTATACACCGGGATTGAAAAACAACATTCAGAACACTGTTGCATTCTCGTACAAAATGTTAAATCTCGCCATAAGAGATTTGCAGTTGGACGGTTTATTGAACAGCTTTGTTGGCCAGAGTATTGAACAGATTTGTTGGCTCAAAGCGAGATCTTTTCAGCTAGTTAGGCTTCCTGCTGCTGGTCCACTTGTTGCTTTAGATACATCTGCGCTCATACATGCATAACATGGTCCGATGTTAGCGATAATTTtaatgtaattaattaatctttACAATTGTGATGTTGTTCTCATTCTCAACTCTTTGTAACGAGGTACTGATTTCAAATACCCTTGACAATTATTAACGCTGGAATTTTGTGCAAAagataatacaaaaaaatcaaaatggGATGTAGGTTGTTAAATTCAGGATTCTCCTTCAGCTCAGTGCACTGCAAGAAATGGGAGATTCTTTTTCATATGCACGCTCAAGCCTCTTGTCCATGAACGTAAGAAAGGAATCACTCAAAGACATGCCCCAGAAGCTGCAGGTGATGTTTATGCAGCATTCCAATTCCAGataaatatacaaataaatcaaatataaATGCAGGGCAAGTGAATGAACCGCCATGAAGGAGTAAAAGGCACACAGGTTTTCTATCAGAGGGAGATAGAGCTTTTACCAAGAGACATTTGTGTAAGTGAGTAAGTGCCCTGGTGGCCTTGAAAAGACTATAGTCAATGGCTTGGAAGGTGTTCCAAGtgtcctcacacaaacacacaaacacacacacacacacacacacacacacacacacacacacacacacacacacacacacacacacacacaataaacagagCACTTACCTACAGAACAAAGACcgatactgacacacacatacagtatgtgcacgtacaacacacacacacacacacacacacacacacacacacacacagagcaaacagCAATGAACACAGAGATACAAAGaactcacacaaaacacagacacagacacacacaaataaccccGATCAGAGCAAACAGCACCAAACGCAGATACACAGCGCTTACCCACATTCAcacccaactacacacacacacacacacacacacacacacagagcaaacagcgcaaggacacacacaagactgacACTCTTCTCCTCGCCCTGAGCCACACAGTCCACGGTGATTCTCAGCACGCTCCTTTTTTGTTCTACGCCCGACTGTCGTCGCTTCCCTTTTATTATGCATTACATTATGCATTCAACCCGACTTTTCCAATATTATCAAAGGCATCTCATTTATTTTTAGACACTGGAGAAACACTCGGAGGAGATAATAGCGAACTCTATCCCCaccagagggtggggggggggggtttctcaCTTGGGCTTCTTTGTGGCTTTTTAGGGGGGCCGGGCTCTTTCCTTGTCGTCTGCTCAGAGAGTGATAAATCACTTCCACAAGTGATGCATTGTGTTTGTATAACAGGCAGCCCAAGCCGGCgcaagagctgagagagagagaaagagagagagagagagagagagagagagagagagagagccggggcGATGTGATGTGTGGCACTTTTTTGCTGACGGATCGGACCCGGGAAACAGGAGCACAAGCAATGCTAAGAATAGCCGGAGAGAACCCAGCAGTGGAAACAACAAGGCAGAGGGTTAGcctgggacgtgtgtgtgtgtgtgtgtgtgtgtgtgtgtgtgtgtgtgtcacaccaaAGAGGACATCCACAAACATTACAGCTCATGGCCTTTCGATCCCTCTGGAGAGCCGACACATCTCCCTCAATTTCCCCACCACTCTTTCACCCCACGTTTCTCTAtcactcccctccctccctctctcccctcttctctctgtctcccccccctctctctctctttctctctcctcttctcttctcagcgCCTGTGAAGGACTTCACCAAAGCCAGCCTATATAGCAGAGCTTCATATATAAGGTGAATGAAATTAGGTCACCCATAAGAGGGTTATTGTATACATTGTGTGACTATTACTCTTTCGGTACACTTCATATGCGACTGTGCGAGGCAAAACGGAAGTCTAATGAGATGAGAGAGGTCCAACCACCTATCAAATACTGCTGATGGCAATGTAGGTATTTCATTTCAGAGTCAGTGGTGCAACCTTATCCATGAGCTGGGTTGATAAGAGCCACTGAGCGCGCTCCAAGTCTTCTTCAGTTTCACCAGTGAGTGCAGTTTCATGATTTTTTATGTACCGTCAAAACACCACACAGCGGCTGGTAGCCTCCACCCCTGATTAGTTTCACACTACACACCCCTCAGTCAGTTTTATAACCTATTATAACCGCACACAGACACCTAAATAACATCACAAAGGCCCCGAATGTGGAGGCTCCACTATATGGCACAATAACCCACAGCCTTTAACAGCTCAAGTGAAACTGCACCCAACCCTGCAATTTATCTTGTTTGCTACTCTGGCTCTTTTTACCCTTCTCAGCTGGTGGGGGTCACGGCCAGCGCACAGTAAACTGCCAAAGAGCCCGGGGGGGCAGttatgtggtggtgggggcatttggggggggggggggaggtggcggTGCAGGCGGGGTAGGGGTCTGTGGAGAGCGCAGCATATTCCTCTTGGCCTTGATTTGTTCATGTGGTGCGCAGGGGTCAATACAGGCCACGGAAATCACAGGGCTTATTTACAGCGAAAATGACCTTCCGCGCTAGCAGCGGCCATCCGTCATAGCTGTAGTCAAAGGCCACTTTAGTCTCATAAAACACATCCGGAGGAGTCCCGGCACATTAACTTGTGTGTGAAACACTGCCAAAGGAAGACATCAACAACACCGTCGTTACTGCGAAGATACAGTAAACCTCAGCCCACGGCAACTACCAACCAAGAGCTTgagataaaaaattaaaaaaagtcAAATGAACATTATTTGCCTTGAGGCAAAATTCTCCTCTTGCTTATGAAGTCTGAGGAGGACTTTTAAACTAGCCTACCTGCCAAGTATTGACTATTCATATTAAGGGAAACCAAgtccaaacaaaacaatacaaaaactgaatgaacaaacaaataagcTTCATCTCAGACTTGAGCTCAGGAGCCCTTGGCCCATGATGACCGTTCTGAAATCAACAGCTAGATGGCAGCAAATTTCTGCTTAGCTCAATGGACACTAAATACTGTTAGACTGTCATCATATCTTAAATGAGCAATGAATCTAATGTCATAATGTTCATAATCTCTGCCATAAAAAGTCCATTACTTGGCAAGGCTATATCCCCCCTGCTGTATGAAGCAAAAGGATCAACCAAGCTAAATGTGAAGATAAGGCATGTATTCGTCACAAAATGACTTCACATTATTTCAGAATTAATAGCCATATTTGTAGCAATGAGGAGCACATGATTTGTGAAGTAAAGTTACTCAACCAATACATTTTGTTGGCCTGTAATTAAGAATTGAACCAGTCCCCGTAATTATTAATGCCAGCGAGTGCACTCAAGCATATCAAATCACTGATGTCAGATTTTTGCCCCGTTGAACTTTTGTTTTAATTGTGGAAACAGTGATAAGGTTGCAGAGGTTCCAGGCCCTCGCCTTTTTGGTTGCTTTGTAGAATGCTGACTGTGAAGTGGACATAGGGGCAGAAACAAATGAGTTTGATTGGCTATGAAAGCCTTTAtgctccctcatacacacacactctcaaatacactcacactctctgcgcgcgcgcgcacacacacacacacacacacacacacacacacacacacacacacacacacacacacacacacacacacacacacacacacacacacacacacacacacacacacacacactagtatgtATATAGatatgcacagagacacagacaaacagagacacaaacagagagacagacagacagacacacacacacacacaaacacacaccactttcaGTCTTGTGAATGCATGAAGGCATATTTACCTGTCTGGCACATCTACTAGAGAACAGACTACAGCAAAAACAGATTCATTTGGACACCACTGTACACGACTCTCATCCACCTGCTCATTGGAATGGACTGTCAGTGGCTCCGGCTGTTGGAAACCGCCACCACGACACAAATAGCACCACTCAGAGCGGTCTGGTATACGGCTCTGATCATTCGCTGGCCGTCCGTCTCCCCAGCAGCACCCAAAGCATTTGGTGAGGGggagacgtacagtacagtacagtacagcacggcacagcgcgtctcctctcctccgtgtgATGGAGCGTCTGTGGAGCAACAGTGCAATCCCAGATGAGTCAATTATTGAGGAAGAATGTGAAGCCATGCATCCAACATCAAATGCGGGGCTGCCAGCTGGCGCTACGCTTTGTATTAATCAGAGAACAAAAGTTGGCTGccaagacgtgtgtgtggatctgtcaTCGCTCTTGCAAACGAGCTCACTTTAAAAAGGGTTATTTGTTCCATAATGAGCCATTAACGACCCTATTTAACAGACTCATTTCTTAAAAATGGTATGGAGGATTTGACATGGTCGTTTTACAGCTGATGAGAATCATTTctcaatataaatatatatttttatatgcCATCAAATTCAAATATTTGTGTGATGGTTGCATGGATACACGAGCACTTGATATTTTTAATTTAACGAGGTATACATAACCTGGCAACATAGCTAAATCAAAGGCAGGAATATCACATGCCttacgtcaatggcagtcacaGTCTCTTAAGACAGGCTATATAAAGAGACTCTTTATATTTCAGTCAGGTTTGTTGGCCAAGCTTCTCAGGTTTCTGATTAAGACATTCTCTCTTCAGACTAATGCATTGGGTAATTTAGATTAAAGAGAATAATAACCGTCATATGCTTAGGCAGGCATTGGAACTTTGACAGATTGTCTTTGAAcaatggcaagaaaaaaaaaatacctgaGGGAATTTTTTCAAGCTTCTATAAGATTTCATTTGTGAGAGATAATCTGGCCCTAGTCACAAAGGTAAACGTTGCGCTTTCCCTGGCAACAGTCGATCTCCATCAGCTCCCCCAAGCTCACTGTCTGTCTCGCGGTAGCCGACAAGTCCTTCCTCTCATTTCCTACCACTGTTCCGCAGGAGAAAATTGCACTGACATCTTTGGATGATAAAGACTCTGGGAGTCTCTGTGAACCCCTTTTTCTTTCCCAGTCACTTATCTCTTTGCCTCAGGCCCTTCAGAATAAATCACCTGCCGTTGTGGAGGACTTGGGAGAGGCCTATGTTTAAGGTCTACAGGCTTATTCGCTGAGATGAATGGAGCTATATGTTCCCCCTACTACTGGGCTGAAACCGATCTCTCTTTTGAATTGGTTTCTTTATGGGTGATTAAAATTACAGTCTTTGTGGACTGAGGTGAATTTGAACATTGCATTGAAAGGTCGCTCACGCTCGCTATATCCTAAACAGCAAAAACAGGTAAAGAAAACAGTGACTGGTTCGCCAGGCCTAATGTGTGTTGGTCAAACAAAGACATAACAATATGCTGAACTATGATGAGAGGAATCTCCAGGGCTGTTCTCAACAATTCTATATAAAGAAAAGCATGCCATATGCATTTTGCAACAGAACTgtaagagatttttttttttacacagaaTCCAAGGTCGACTTACTACATTTACTGTATCTGTAGGTCTCTCAGTGCCATATGTTCTCTGCTCTTACTGTAAATCCAAAATGCTGTACAGGAGAATACTATAAATAACGGCTTCCAGGCAACATTTTGACATCCAGAAACCTGTAAACATATTGCCTTTGAAGATACTTAGGTCCATGTGTTGCATTAATGTAtattgcatgtacagtatgtacatatccATTCTAACTTGATGAGTTTATCAAATAGTAGGTATAAATTTAGTATAGCACATGTTCTAGCATAATGGCCACTAAAATTATTCAGTAATATaaagtgtaggctatatattcAGACAATCCCGTCCATTCTAATTCAGCTATTTTTGAGTAAAACCAATATGACTGTCAGGGTCCATTTGGAATGGCTGATGTTTAAGTATTAGATAAAGGTGTCCTGTAAATTGTCTGTAAATACCGTCTCCTGCTCTCTATTATTGCGCCTCTTCTTGCGCTTTGCATTGCGCAATGACGCGCGTCGGTGACACAGACCATCTCAGCACCACGCGTTTGGTCCACCAGAGATCCGCGTCAACGGCCAGAGCAACAGCAGAGACCAGCAGGAAAGTTCACATGGGGAATGGATATGGAAAGCTCATCAAATCTCACGTTTATCTGGACTTAAGTGTGTGTATAACCTCGTAAAGAAGAAAGCCGAATGGGATGCACTGAAATATCAGGAAGAAAGCAACTGGCCCACTACttgtcactgaaaaaaaaaaaacagcgtgTAATATTCTACTTAGTTCTTCTGTAGTTAGCTACGATAAAGTTCGAAGTTGTTTAAGTGTGTTATCGCGAATTAAAACAGACAAAAGCCAAAACAACGCACTTCTGCAGAGCGCTATCAAAGTAAGTGATCAAAGTAAGCTATCAAGGAAGCAAAGATGGAGAACAGCAGTGTGGGGAACCAAACTTTACCAACATGGACCGACCACAGCATCGAATACAAAGTCATCAGCGCGGTGTTGGTGTTTGTAATATGCGTTCTGGGAATCATCGGCAACACGATGGTCATCTTGGTGGTGCTCACCACAAAGCACATGCGGACACCCACCAACTGTTACCTGGTGAGTCTGGCTGTGGCTGACCTCATGGTATTGACGGCAGCCGGTCTTCCAAACATAGCGGACAGCATCTACGGGTCCTGGGTGTTTGGTCACTACGGATGTCTCTGTATAACCTACTTTCAGTACCTCGGGATCAACGCGTCCTCCTGTTCAATTACTGCGTTCACCATTGAGAGATATATTGCAATATGTCATCCGATTAAAGCTCAGTTTCTGTGCACTTTATCCAGAGCGAAAAAGATAATATTGTTAGTGTGGGGGCTCACTTCGCTGTACTGCGTTTTATGGTTGTATCTGTCTGATACGGTGGAGACGGTGTACAAGGATGTAACCATAATATCGTGCGCATACAAGATGAAAAGAAGCGTCTACATGCCCATATACTTTTTTGACTTTGGCATATTTTTCGTCGTGCCCCTCACGCTCGCCACTATCCTGTATGGACTCATTGCGCGAATTCTCTTCTTGAACCCACTGACTTGTGAAAAAAACGCAAACAGAAAAAGCAATGTCGGAAAGGGAAATACGGTGGTTAACCTGAAAAAGTCCAGCCACTGTTCCAACACTACTGCCACTTCCAGGAGACAGGTGAGTGCGCGCAAATCCAGTCACTTCACGTCCCAGTTACTACATTTTTAAAGTTAAATTTGAACTTAATTACCAATTCATGAACAGTTTAAGAGTGTAGGCTAATTGTTTgcactttcttttttgtttgaaaTTAGTTTTGGAGTTGTATTTTATAACTTAGTAGTCTGTATGAATCATTGTGTATTAGCACAAATTGTTTTAGTAGCCTAATAGGCTGGGGTTTTGTTCTGACACAATCTCTTCCTGCGTTGTCCAGGTTACTAAAATGCTGGCGGTAGTGGTGATCCTCTTTGCCCTACTCTGGATGCCTTATCGCACCTTGGTTGTGGTGAACTCCCTCCTGGAGCAAGCCTACCTGGACACCTGGTTTCTGCTCTTTTGCCGCAGCTGCATCTACCTAAACAGTGCCGTCAATCCGGTCATCTACAATGCCATGTCTCAGAAGTTTCGCGCGGCGTTCCGCAAGCTTTGCCTGTGCGGACGCAGGAGTTCGGCCACCAAGGGGGCGTACAGCGTGGCGTTGACCTACAGCGCCGGGAAGGAGACCTCTATGGTGGAGAGCACCGAGCACTACACCACCGAACTGGACGAGTTGACAGCCACAGAGGAACTACTTGCCGAAAAGAAAACGCTCTATCCAGAGGACTGTACTTTGGCGAAAATGACTTTTAACACAAATTCGGCATAGATTCTTTAATGAGTGGTAGAGTGGAAgcaaaagcccccccccccccccaacacacacacacacacacacacacacacacacacacacacacacacacacacacacacacacatttgagcgCAACAAGTAATGCCATAAATCACATTAGCTGACCAGAAACAGGGTTTGAGTGTCTTCTGCAACAGAGGCCCTCAAACTTACTGGTATCCCTGTTTAAATGAACAGATCACttaaagcacagcacagccacacaatcAGTTACAGGTGTAATAACtgattacatttaaaaaaaaaaaaaaaaatcagcttatAATATATATCAGGATGTTTCCTCTGCATTCTAATTTCCCTTTAAAATGGACGGTTAACCAATGGTCAGGTACGAAGCAGGGGCACGCTGAGTGATGATATGTATTCGACCATGTTGACACTAATACACTCAGTGAACTTATAGACTAGGAAAAAAAGTAGTTGGCAGATTGCACTTAAAGGACATGCACCTGTATGAGGCACAGAAAAacattgcctctctctctctgtatgtaggAATGAGCGAGAGTATTTCACATGGCCATTAAGCCCACTTCTTACACAATGTCAAAGGTAATCCTAGCCTTTTGTACATCTAGAAGACAGGAAGTCTGTAGTTCCTGAATACCATTGCCTCAGCTGCTAGATGTGAATACACAAGGTCATGGCTATAGAGTCTCGATAGCACCATTATCCACTACCACTCCCAACCTGGACCTCAGCAGAAGAAAAAGCCACATCCAATACGGGAGAGAACATTGCAAGGTTTAGTCACAAAAGATATCCAACAAAAGCAACTGACTAGTCTGTCCGTCTGACAATGTCTTGCCTTACAAAGGTGATAAGACTGTTCAGCTAGGCTAAATAATGTACAGCGCACCAAGAACATGAAATGGATGTGTCTATTAGGTCTGATATTATTGCTTTTGCTTTTTGCTGCATAAGTGATGGGAAAGAGTTTCATATTTTGTCATGTGGTTACATGTAGTCTGATCATTAGATGGGTTAGTGAGCTGCCATGCCATGTAGTTCTTTAGTGTCTGAGCCAGGTCATCTTATTGCATTGTGAATGCTTTGTTTTTGATGCCTTTTATCATAGAGTGACTCTTGAAGAGTTGAAAGTGACTAATGTTATCATAGCAAGTTTATattatagagattgagaacgtgacgtaaaacgcaacgcattttgggaataggtggcccaaaattaagttgttttactgacgtgcgggaacaacgaagtgcagttgtcgaaatgccgtttacctgctgtgttataaaattcaatagagtaacatgaagcttatcttttatagttttccagcgtggaaaaataatagtatacgtcatgtttcagaggtgacaaaaaggcgaggaatggcttggatagcagcactaaggaagcgcgagattataactgtttttcacacaattttttcacgcttagttttcattattatcatgccagatcatagacccagacccactagtttacatgggctggcatcaggcgagccaaacgtacccataattctttgtgttttgatgactttggtcacatgtcttagcgatctctattgtAATTACAGGGACCAACAGAGGATTTAAGTGAATAAAGTCATGATTGTTATTACGAGTGACCGCTATGGATCACAGCAGATTCAGGATGAGATCAGGAACTCAATGACTTATAGTCAGACACTATTTTTTTATGTGCATTATTCATGCCTGAATGtatctatattttttatttacctcACAACATCATGCTGCTCATATGTGTTTGCAAAACTGGTGAGTTTCTAAATATTTGCCAAAACAGCTGTCTGTGTAACTGTAAAACTGTGTTTAACCATAGAATAGTTTGATTCTCTCTCTGAATTATGTGAGAAGTGAACATGAATGTCTTTTATTTCTGCATTTTGTTTTCACATAAGATCTTAAAATTGACCGTTATGATTGTATGAAACCTTCACAGGTGATTCAATTTGTTGTGATTTTCCCATGAATTGCTGTGAAGAGAGCATATTTCTGTGAATGTGTTATTTATTGGCTTTTTAAAGTCTATTATGTTTCGTCCAATGTTTACCTGTTATGCTACAATAAACGGTAGGATGGCACCTGTGCAAGCTTCAGACTCTCCAATGAAACCTTAATCAGTGTAGATTGTTCTGATAAACAAAGGGCCTTAATGACTACTCAGTACTTAAAGCAAACATCACAGCAGAACAGATCTATACCAGAAACTCGCCTGTTGCTTTGCAGATGGTTCAACAGACCTCAGTGGAGATAACAAGGTGGCAAACTGAAGTTTCATCTCTGGGCTGCTGTGGATAGAGCACGGCACTATCAACACCAGAGGGCATGGGTTTGACACCCAGGGAACATACTCTTACTAGTAAAAACTATATCTGTGTAGTGTAGCAAAAGCATTAGCTACAGGCGAAGTGCCCACAGGTATCGAGGTTTGAGTCTGACCTAAGATCATTATCCGAACCCACTCCCCATAATGTCCTTACCACTCATATCTGATCAACTCTTCGCTGTCCTGTCTATTAAAGGCTACAAAACCCCCTAAAATATAACttgaaatgtttatttgtaCACCACTGTCCCATATGGGTCTGTAAGAAATGTTTAGGGAAAAGAAGTTTTCATGTGCGATTTTAAATCTGGGATAAAAGAACTTGAATATTTCATACCATGACACGCAAGGTAAGTAATGTGAAAACATTTCTTTTACTTTTATATCTTACTTCATGTGAAAGGGGACATGATTACACGTGTTCAATTAACAAGCAGACATTTTGCAGACAAACCCTCATGGAGTTAAAGTATCTGCTTCAGATCAgtagacaaagacagacagcaggTGATCTGGcttgagtctcacacacactcggctgCGACCTGGCCCTCACACGGCCCGCATACGGCATGCTCTAGCTCTCAGCGGCCTCCTGTGCAGCTGTGAGTATCTGGGGCTTGAGCTGCTGTTTGTTTGGATTCTCTTAAGCAGGTCCTATTGACAGGAGGAACACAGAGACGCACGCTGAGCCGAAATGAGGATCAATGCAgctcagcagagcagaggagccgcttctgagccgctAGTCGTGCggagaagaaaagacagagcCGTACACGGCAAGCTGATCAATTCATTAGCATATGTATGGatgtttacacacatacacacacagtaagagataaacatgcataaacacacacacacatacacatacacacacacacacacacacacacatgctgcatcatgcacaatcatacacacttagaacacactcatacacgtcGTACACAAAACATGAATTAAGCAGCTATCTATGAGAAAATCCCGGGTGAGTAGACAAAAATGTATCTGGGTCCATAAAATCATTAGAGCTATTCCAAAGTACAGGTTTCACACACTCACGACGGAGGGGACGTAGATTGATGTCAATATCTCCTGTTTAGCATATCAGGCGGAAAATAGCTGTCTTTTAAACCGCCTGCTCtcatatttattcatatttatgtAGATACTGTAGAGGTGGCTGGCTGACGGGCCAGATGTTCACTGGCTACCCTTTACTTCAAATGACATTTAATCTCCCCCAATGTCATCATATGTTATGTTACGTATGGATATACTGTACCAATCTGCACCTGAAAGTGGCTTTGGAGATAGTctcgtttctctctttctctttatgtgCAGACATGGTGGCATTCATTATGCAAATACCCACAGTGCATTCATCTGCATATGTGTAGCGGGGGGCTGTGGTCAtgcatgtgatgatgatgtatgcCGTCATTGGCTTTCAGATCAAACAAACTGGTGAACAGATGAGAAATTGCTGTCCACGTGCCTCTCGTATAGGGGACTGTggcaccaccacccctccactgGAACGAGGAAAGCGATTGGGGTCACAGATCAAACCGCATTACCAGGCTGATTATTTGAATTAATACCATCGCTTTGTACGAATTGAACTGGTATACCCAGGTCAGGACAaaaacatgtaggcctgcctacCTCTGGTTGAACAAAATGCAGTCTTTTTGTCCTTTCTGGATTCgtcagatgcacacactcagtGGACTGCTCTGCTGGGAAATATGTATTAGTGGCAGTGGACACAGAGGAAAGGCTTTGCCGCCACAAATACAcagat carries:
- the trhrb gene encoding thyrotropin-releasing hormone receptor b, which codes for MENSSVGNQTLPTWTDHSIEYKVISAVLVFVICVLGIIGNTMVILVVLTTKHMRTPTNCYLVSLAVADLMVLTAAGLPNIADSIYGSWVFGHYGCLCITYFQYLGINASSCSITAFTIERYIAICHPIKAQFLCTLSRAKKIILLVWGLTSLYCVLWLYLSDTVETVYKDVTIISCAYKMKRSVYMPIYFFDFGIFFVVPLTLATILYGLIARILFLNPLTCEKNANRKSNVGKGNTVVNLKKSSHCSNTTATSRRQVTKMLAVVVILFALLWMPYRTLVVVNSLLEQAYLDTWFLLFCRSCIYLNSAVNPVIYNAMSQKFRAAFRKLCLCGRRSSATKGAYSVALTYSAGKETSMVESTEHYTTELDELTATEELLAEKKTLYPEDCTLAKMTFNTNSA